In Desulfovibrio sp. Fe33, one DNA window encodes the following:
- a CDS encoding YcaO-like family protein, which produces MRYKLQMMNTDFGVGMFAALPDVNLSHNEMLDHLRAHPFDDYMHEFVLQGFKEFRPRKLEKMITEIMRDKGESDPAVAAVMFEACICHQRLNRLLPLFDGVDPEFLLDHTPAIHIRSHLLEDQPRHREWARIFGRNIFTLAPLPTPEDAPEPLFDAKELDATEPVNAATIRAEMDGDLPAPLARRPLQETIDTALPALDKADAFMGPAMEHRASLSPVARLRHWSVKTRTVNGNLSNSLQGLQTCYGRGLSMERADASYAMEMAERFSSYASFGPKGVLNYAREYPLTFAAFDELDAPAVNPADIRLEVPYAGQKLHWMEGHGHGGEPILVPAQFVFLFCNLDEQTLFSALGSTGLASGNTLFEAKAAALTEVIERDSDATQLFDPKRCFRVRSCDPEIGSLLQNYHEDGIDVWFMDMTTELGVPCYKSVVLGKHGDVNKGGGCSLNGKSALISAMTETAYPYPGPKSGPAPEGLPVRNLEDLPDMSTGSAEGDVMVLEKTLLANGYRPTYVDLTRRDLNIPVVRAIVPGLELISDFDQYSRISPRLYRNYLKACE; this is translated from the coding sequence ATGCGCTACAAATTGCAGATGATGAATACGGATTTCGGGGTGGGGATGTTCGCCGCCCTGCCGGACGTGAACCTGAGCCACAACGAGATGCTCGACCACCTCCGCGCCCATCCCTTCGACGACTACATGCACGAATTCGTGCTCCAGGGCTTCAAGGAATTCCGTCCGCGCAAGCTGGAAAAGATGATTACGGAAATCATGCGCGACAAAGGCGAATCCGATCCGGCGGTCGCCGCAGTCATGTTTGAAGCGTGCATCTGCCACCAGCGGCTGAACCGGCTCCTGCCCCTGTTCGACGGCGTTGATCCCGAGTTTTTGCTGGACCATACACCGGCCATCCACATCCGTTCCCATCTACTCGAAGACCAGCCCCGGCACAGGGAATGGGCCCGCATCTTCGGCCGCAACATCTTCACTCTCGCGCCCCTGCCGACCCCGGAAGACGCGCCCGAGCCGCTTTTCGACGCGAAGGAGCTGGACGCGACCGAGCCGGTGAACGCCGCGACGATCCGAGCCGAAATGGACGGCGATCTTCCCGCGCCCCTGGCCCGCAGGCCGTTGCAGGAAACCATAGACACGGCCCTGCCCGCCTTGGACAAGGCCGACGCCTTCATGGGTCCCGCCATGGAGCACCGGGCCTCCCTGTCGCCCGTGGCCCGACTTCGCCACTGGTCCGTCAAGACGCGCACGGTCAACGGCAACCTGTCCAACTCCCTGCAAGGCTTGCAGACCTGCTACGGACGCGGGCTTTCCATGGAGCGGGCGGATGCCTCCTACGCCATGGAAATGGCTGAACGATTTTCCTCCTACGCCAGTTTCGGCCCCAAGGGAGTGCTGAACTACGCCCGCGAGTATCCGCTGACCTTCGCCGCCTTCGACGAACTGGACGCACCCGCCGTCAACCCCGCCGACATCCGTCTGGAAGTGCCCTATGCGGGCCAGAAACTCCACTGGATGGAGGGCCACGGCCACGGCGGCGAGCCCATTCTGGTTCCGGCCCAATTCGTGTTCCTGTTCTGCAACCTGGACGAACAGACCCTGTTCAGCGCGCTGGGCTCCACCGGTCTCGCTTCGGGCAACACCCTCTTCGAAGCCAAGGCCGCGGCCCTCACCGAAGTCATCGAGCGTGACTCGGACGCGACACAGCTTTTCGACCCCAAACGGTGTTTTCGCGTGCGGAGCTGCGACCCCGAAATCGGCTCGCTCCTGCAAAACTACCATGAGGACGGCATCGACGTCTGGTTCATGGACATGACCACCGAACTGGGCGTGCCGTGCTACAAATCCGTGGTGCTCGGCAAGCACGGCGACGTAAACAAGGGCGGCGGCTGTTCGCTGAACGGCAAGTCCGCCCTGATCTCGGCCATGACCGAAACGGCCTACCCCTACCCCGGCCCCAAGAGCGGCCCCGCGCCGGAAGGATTGCCCGTCCGCAACCTGGAGGACCTGCCCGATATGTCCACGGGCAGCGCCGAGGGCGATGTGATGGTGCTGGAAAAGACGCTCCTGGCCAACGGCTACCGGCCCACATACGTGGACCTGACCCGCAGGGACCTGAACATTCCCGTGGTCCGGGCCATCGTTCCCGGGCTGGAGCTGATATCCGACTTCGACCAATATTCGCGGATCAGCCCGAGGCTGTACCGGAACTACCTCAAAGCGTGCGAGTAA
- a CDS encoding GDSL-type esterase/lipase family protein — protein MPSPFRIACFGDSLTEGYGLAHDEALPAVLERSLRDRGVDARCLNFGVSGDTAEDGLRRLDRVIEADPDGVILAFGANDCFLDEPAEDVESRLALLIEAFRKRNIPVLLVGVNAGLNPDEAYRTDFEAVFPALAERYGLPLFPDILAPYQGDPSLTLLDGLHPNAAGAAAIGRALLPMAEELAVSAKA, from the coding sequence ATGCCCTCCCCGTTCCGTATAGCCTGCTTCGGCGACAGCCTGACCGAAGGCTACGGCCTCGCCCATGACGAAGCCCTGCCCGCCGTGCTGGAACGCTCCCTGCGCGATCGGGGAGTGGACGCCCGCTGTCTCAATTTCGGAGTGTCCGGCGATACCGCCGAAGACGGGCTGCGCCGTCTTGACCGGGTGATCGAGGCCGACCCGGACGGCGTGATCCTGGCCTTCGGGGCCAACGATTGCTTTCTGGACGAACCGGCCGAGGATGTCGAGTCGCGGCTCGCCCTCCTTATCGAGGCGTTCAGGAAGCGGAACATTCCGGTTCTGTTGGTGGGCGTAAACGCCGGTCTCAATCCGGACGAGGCCTACCGGACGGACTTTGAAGCCGTATTCCCGGCCCTGGCCGAGCGGTACGGCCTCCCCCTGTTCCCGGACATCCTCGCTCCGTATCAGGGCGACCCGTCCCTGACCCTGCTGGACGGCCTGCACCCCAATGCGGCCGGAGCTGCGGCCATCGGCCGCGCCCTGCTTCCCATGGCCGAGGAATTGGCCGTGTCCGCCAAGGCGTAG
- a CDS encoding recombination-associated protein RdgC, which translates to MSILSSSLGLTRYRIIEDVPTELLQQVPEKLRQFCMVDIDGTADERSFGWTNLDDMLDMNWTVSPPEKANYFAFSLRLDTRRIPPSVLKKHNTIAVNKELAYNKEQGKNFVSRDRKREIKEQVALKLRARTLPIPAVFDIIWNPTANRIYLSTTNAKVRSLFEDHFTLTFDLHLEPLTPFFMAMDILGEDAAPRLENLDPTIFV; encoded by the coding sequence TTGAGCATTCTATCTTCCAGCCTCGGGCTGACACGATACCGCATCATAGAAGACGTGCCTACCGAACTTCTTCAGCAGGTGCCTGAAAAACTGAGGCAATTCTGCATGGTGGACATCGACGGCACAGCCGACGAGCGTTCCTTCGGATGGACCAACCTCGACGACATGCTGGACATGAACTGGACCGTGTCGCCGCCGGAAAAGGCCAACTATTTCGCCTTCTCCCTGCGGCTGGACACCCGGCGCATCCCGCCTTCCGTGCTCAAGAAGCACAACACCATCGCGGTGAACAAGGAACTCGCGTACAACAAGGAGCAGGGCAAGAACTTCGTCTCCCGCGACCGCAAACGCGAGATCAAGGAACAGGTAGCCCTCAAGCTTCGCGCCCGCACCCTGCCCATCCCGGCGGTCTTCGACATCATCTGGAACCCGACCGCCAACCGGATTTACCTGTCCACCACCAACGCCAAGGTCCGTTCCCTGTTCGAAGACCATTTCACCCTGACCTTCGACCTCCACCTGGAACCGCTGACCCCGTTCTTCATGGCCATGGACATCCTCGGCGAAGACGCCGCGCCCAGGCTGGAAAACCTCGACCCGACCATCTTCGTTTAG
- a CDS encoding PilZ domain-containing protein, with the protein MGILNSLGKIFSRSGKDRPQAAPDTVKLAATDRKGSKKAAPPSVTSHENESSHSKPIDDAALGFSITIKDGRITKRKAFRVTVKGLAVFIPRLGKTYPVTDISSSGLGFRFEKPRIKTGAKIKMDLLLDGGRVVESVPCEVVRHERGVVGCIFKDMDRKQEEAVDHLVLEGEKQLAARRVAARGTKS; encoded by the coding sequence ATGGGCATTCTCAACTCTCTGGGCAAGATATTCTCCCGATCCGGGAAAGACCGTCCTCAGGCCGCGCCCGATACGGTCAAACTTGCGGCAACCGACCGCAAAGGCAGCAAGAAGGCCGCGCCGCCGTCCGTAACGTCCCACGAAAACGAAAGTTCCCACTCCAAGCCGATCGACGATGCCGCCCTCGGTTTCAGCATCACCATAAAGGACGGCAGGATCACCAAGCGCAAGGCGTTCCGCGTCACGGTCAAGGGGCTTGCCGTCTTCATCCCCCGGTTGGGCAAGACGTATCCGGTGACGGACATCAGCTCGTCCGGCCTGGGCTTCCGCTTTGAGAAACCCCGAATCAAGACCGGAGCAAAGATCAAAATGGATTTGCTCTTGGACGGCGGGCGAGTGGTTGAGAGCGTCCCTTGCGAAGTCGTGCGCCACGAACGCGGCGTGGTCGGCTGCATATTCAAGGACATGGACCGGAAGCAGGAAGAAGCGGTTGACCACCTCGTCCTGGAAGGCGAAAAACAGCTCGCCGCCCGCAGGGTCGCCGCCAGGGGGACGAAAAGCTAG